Proteins encoded by one window of Paenibacillus urinalis:
- a CDS encoding ABC transporter substrate-binding protein: MLRKKPLFAALATCALLLSACGNANDSKSGSGAASPSASAKASEKPSNVELRMAWWGSQERHDKTLAAIELFEKQNPNIKITAEYSGMDGYFDKLNTQIAAGNAPDLIQMGGNIMEYVGRNALLDLQPYVGNAIRLEDFDQSLINEATADGKLYGVTLGVSQTALLFNATMFNKAGVPVPNGESWTFDDFKNSALQISEKLGKGFYGSYDLSSDNASFTTYLAAHGKELYRSGELKFDKQDVVNWFSMWDELRQAGAIVPAEVQVANPPDAVDKSLIVKGQVAIQGASASQIFGYQALTEDQLGLLPNPAGPAGNGMSPPVSGQFITSYEGTKYPEEVAKFMDFMVNDPEAAAILGSTRGVPPSAKIRDALSAESTPIDKILYDYISLATKISTGNGYEHFPYDNEFIKLLKLTSEKIAFGAASIDSASEEFMTEMQKMLARANQ, from the coding sequence ATGTTACGCAAAAAACCTTTGTTCGCCGCGCTAGCGACATGCGCGCTTCTGCTGTCCGCTTGCGGCAACGCGAACGACTCCAAGTCGGGCTCTGGCGCAGCCAGTCCCAGCGCTTCGGCCAAAGCTTCGGAGAAACCGAGCAACGTTGAACTCAGAATGGCATGGTGGGGGTCGCAAGAGAGACACGATAAAACGCTTGCCGCCATCGAGCTGTTCGAGAAACAGAATCCGAACATCAAAATCACGGCCGAATATTCCGGCATGGACGGCTACTTCGACAAGCTGAACACGCAGATCGCCGCGGGCAACGCTCCGGATCTGATCCAGATGGGCGGCAACATCATGGAGTACGTCGGACGCAACGCGCTGCTCGACTTGCAGCCGTATGTCGGCAATGCCATCCGCCTGGAAGACTTCGATCAAAGCTTGATCAACGAAGCGACCGCGGACGGCAAATTGTACGGCGTCACGCTGGGCGTCAGCCAGACAGCCTTGCTGTTCAACGCGACGATGTTCAACAAAGCCGGCGTTCCGGTCCCGAACGGCGAAAGCTGGACGTTCGACGACTTCAAGAACAGCGCGCTGCAAATCAGCGAGAAGCTTGGCAAAGGCTTCTACGGCTCTTACGATCTGTCCAGCGACAACGCGTCCTTCACCACTTACCTGGCCGCCCACGGCAAAGAGCTATATCGCAGCGGCGAGCTCAAGTTCGACAAGCAGGACGTGGTCAACTGGTTCTCGATGTGGGACGAGCTTCGCCAAGCCGGAGCGATCGTACCTGCGGAAGTTCAAGTCGCCAATCCGCCGGATGCCGTCGACAAATCGTTGATCGTGAAAGGGCAAGTCGCCATCCAGGGCGCATCCGCTTCGCAAATTTTCGGTTATCAAGCTTTGACGGAAGACCAGCTCGGCCTGCTGCCGAACCCTGCCGGTCCTGCCGGCAACGGCATGAGCCCTCCGGTGTCCGGACAATTCATTACTTCCTATGAAGGAACGAAATATCCGGAGGAAGTCGCCAAGTTCATGGACTTCATGGTCAACGATCCGGAAGCGGCCGCTATCCTGGGCAGCACCCGCGGCGTTCCGCCTTCGGCGAAAATCCGCGACGCGCTGTCCGCGGAATCGACTCCGATCGACAAAATTCTGTACGACTACATCTCGCTCGCGACGAAGATTTCGACGGGCAACGGATACGAGCACTTCCCTTATGACAACGAATTCATCAAGCTTCTGAAATTGACGAGCGAGAAAATCGCCTTCGGCGCAGCCTCCATCGATTCCGCTTCGGAAGAATTCATGACGGAAATGCAAAAAATGCTTGCTAGAGCAAACCAATAG
- a CDS encoding amidase, protein MPRNDQWTIAAAGRAFRSGELSPVQLLESLLQRIRNEDDRYRSFLHLMEDEARAQAAQAERELRDGRDRGPLHGIPVSVKDMIAYAGVPLTNGSGRSPVPVPEAHARVVAKLLEAGSVIIGKAHLYEFAYGRPHPAFGWTLNPLRPGRLPGGSSSGSAAGIAAGFALGSIGTDSAGSVRVPASFCGVAGFKPSAGRLSLDGITPLAPSLDHAGVLARTCEDVSLLFNVLAERSDEKGTRLMEESAENRMRLNVEVEQPGIRARATEKPLTIGVATDYLDAEAEPEIRDAILGVVQTMEKAGFRVKRLNTELPISEVKEKTWTILHYEAYRTHTEKLTDWAKGYSERMRNSLEAGRAITTSDYDVCLSWRDSHRSLVDSLFEEIDVLVSPTCPVTAGPIPAGKPGGPANGEFTPLANLWGLPALSLPAGLSSEGLPIGLQLTGRRGDDELVLAAGSLFERFVRG, encoded by the coding sequence ATGCCCCGAAACGACCAATGGACGATCGCGGCGGCAGGACGGGCCTTCCGCAGCGGAGAGCTCTCTCCCGTCCAACTGCTGGAATCGCTTCTGCAGCGAATACGAAACGAAGACGACCGGTATCGCTCCTTCCTTCATCTGATGGAGGACGAAGCTCGGGCACAGGCCGCGCAGGCCGAGCGCGAGCTGCGGGACGGCCGCGACCGCGGACCGCTGCACGGCATCCCGGTATCCGTCAAAGATATGATCGCTTATGCGGGAGTGCCGCTGACGAACGGCTCGGGCCGATCTCCCGTGCCGGTTCCAGAAGCGCATGCACGCGTCGTCGCCAAGCTGTTGGAGGCCGGCTCAGTCATCATCGGCAAGGCGCATTTGTACGAGTTCGCTTACGGCCGGCCTCACCCGGCCTTCGGCTGGACGCTTAATCCGCTGCGGCCCGGCCGACTGCCCGGCGGCTCCAGCTCCGGCTCCGCCGCGGGGATCGCCGCCGGTTTCGCCCTCGGCTCGATCGGCACCGACTCAGCCGGCTCCGTCCGGGTGCCGGCCAGCTTCTGCGGTGTCGCCGGATTCAAGCCGTCCGCGGGGCGCCTCAGCCTGGACGGCATTACGCCGCTGGCGCCGTCGCTGGATCATGCAGGCGTGTTGGCACGCACTTGCGAAGACGTCTCCTTGCTGTTTAACGTTCTTGCGGAGCGTTCGGATGAAAAAGGAACGCGTCTTATGGAGGAATCTGCGGAGAATCGGATGCGACTGAACGTGGAAGTGGAGCAACCCGGCATCAGGGCTCGCGCGACTGAGAAGCCGCTGACAATCGGCGTAGCGACCGACTATTTGGATGCGGAGGCAGAGCCCGAAATTCGCGATGCGATCCTTGGCGTAGTCCAGACGATGGAGAAGGCCGGCTTCCGCGTCAAGCGGTTGAACACAGAGCTTCCAATCTCCGAGGTGAAGGAAAAAACGTGGACGATTTTGCATTACGAGGCATATCGGACACATACAGAAAAGCTGACGGATTGGGCGAAAGGTTACAGCGAACGGATGCGGAACAGCTTGGAGGCGGGACGCGCCATTACGACGAGCGACTATGACGTCTGCCTGAGCTGGAGGGATTCCCATCGCTCGTTGGTTGACAGTTTGTTCGAAGAGATCGACGTACTCGTCTCCCCCACCTGTCCGGTCACCGCCGGCCCGATCCCGGCAGGCAAGCCGGGCGGACCCGCCAACGGCGAGTTCACTCCGCTTGCCAACCTGTGGGGGCTCCCGGCGCTGTCGCTGCCTGCCGGCCTCTCCTCGGAAGGACTGCCGATCGGCCTGCAGCTCACAGGGCGTCGCGGCGACGACGAACTAGTGCTGGCCGCCGGCTCCCTCTTCGAACGGTTCGTCCGCGGCTGA
- a CDS encoding sugar phosphate isomerase/epimerase family protein → MKYAFNTASAPTLTLPELLEAARRYGYGGLEVRAGVGHRHGIEIDAGTEARQSLRRLAEKAKVALTALGVSSRFSAAEEEGEAQIDAAEKAIELAADMGIPYVRLFCGRIAAGDSRDKARERIVEALRRLAPSGTEHGVVLLLETHDDWSAPGELAEVLRRVGHPSVAALWDVLHTQHEGEASPAETVAALGPWIRHVHVHDGVRKPPGSTGHPHYRAIGSGDVDHAEVIRALNGIGYTGWLSGEWYEWEPRETHLPRELEALRRAEQAAGKGASEDGL, encoded by the coding sequence ATGAAATACGCGTTCAATACGGCATCGGCCCCGACGCTGACGCTGCCGGAGCTGCTGGAAGCGGCTCGTCGCTACGGCTACGGTGGTCTGGAAGTACGAGCCGGAGTCGGACATCGTCACGGCATCGAAATCGACGCCGGCACGGAAGCGCGCCAAAGCTTGAGACGGCTGGCGGAGAAGGCAAAAGTCGCCCTGACGGCGCTCGGCGTATCCAGCCGGTTCTCGGCGGCGGAGGAGGAGGGCGAGGCGCAGATAGACGCTGCCGAGAAAGCCATTGAGTTGGCGGCGGATATGGGGATTCCGTATGTTCGGCTGTTTTGCGGCCGGATTGCGGCGGGAGACAGCCGGGACAAAGCGCGGGAACGCATCGTGGAGGCGCTGCGCCGACTCGCGCCAAGCGGGACGGAGCATGGAGTCGTTCTGCTGCTGGAGACGCACGACGACTGGTCTGCCCCTGGCGAGCTGGCAGAGGTGCTGCGGCGGGTTGGTCATCCAAGCGTTGCGGCTCTCTGGGACGTGCTTCATACGCAGCACGAAGGAGAGGCATCGCCCGCGGAAACCGTCGCCGCGCTGGGGCCGTGGATCCGCCACGTCCATGTGCACGACGGCGTCCGCAAACCGCCCGGGAGCACCGGGCATCCGCATTACCGCGCCATCGGCAGCGGCGATGTCGATCATGCCGAGGTCATCCGGGCGCTGAACGGCATCGGCTATACGGGCTGGCTGAGCGGGGAGTGGTACGAATGGGAGCCGCGCGAGACGCATCTGCCGCGCGAGCTGGAGGCGCTGCGGCGGGCCGAGCAAGCGGCCGGGAAAGGAGCGTCCGAAGATGGCCTTTAA
- a CDS encoding dienelactone hydrolase family protein, with amino-acid sequence MAAHGTANEFIARLYEAKLARAAKLPDPAADGEELLRRRERLASLLRIPLAQENAVPPDAELLERTDQGAYIRERVEIGTRDGLRMPMYVLLPKTASASSPAPAVLALHGHGYGSRELVGLTPDGRDEPEGTGIHKHFALSLVKRGLAVIVPELLGFGERRLEEDSRLDENPADMRNSSCYKLSSFLTHLGETLAGIRAQEVRIAADYALSRPEIVKAGVGAMGLSGGAFVAYLAAALDERFRAVVLSGYTNTYEDSYFFSRQHCLCDYIPGIVELGDMPDLVGLIAPRSLYLEVGKSDHLFPVEGAVRAAERIGMYYERLGAADRLVLDIFDGGHEIGGIGSFDWLRKELDAL; translated from the coding sequence ATGGCGGCACACGGAACTGCAAACGAATTTATCGCCCGGCTGTACGAAGCGAAGCTGGCCCGGGCTGCGAAGCTCCCCGACCCGGCGGCGGATGGGGAGGAGCTGCTGCGCAGAAGGGAGCGGTTGGCCAGTCTGCTTCGCATCCCCCTTGCACAGGAAAATGCCGTCCCGCCGGATGCTGAGCTGCTGGAACGTACGGACCAAGGGGCTTACATTCGCGAACGGGTGGAGATCGGCACGAGGGACGGCCTGCGCATGCCGATGTACGTGCTGCTCCCCAAGACGGCGTCCGCCAGCAGCCCCGCACCTGCCGTACTGGCGCTGCACGGCCACGGCTACGGCAGCCGCGAGCTGGTCGGACTGACGCCGGACGGACGCGACGAGCCGGAGGGAACGGGCATTCACAAGCATTTCGCGCTGTCTCTCGTCAAGCGCGGTCTGGCCGTCATTGTACCCGAACTGCTCGGCTTCGGCGAGCGCCGGCTGGAGGAGGATAGCCGGCTGGACGAAAATCCGGCGGATATGCGCAACTCCTCCTGCTACAAACTGTCCTCCTTTTTGACTCATCTGGGAGAGACGCTGGCGGGCATTCGCGCGCAGGAGGTGCGAATCGCCGCGGACTACGCGCTGTCCCGTCCCGAGATCGTGAAGGCGGGAGTCGGCGCGATGGGACTGTCTGGCGGAGCGTTCGTCGCGTATTTGGCGGCAGCGCTGGATGAACGCTTCCGTGCCGTCGTATTAAGCGGGTATACGAATACTTATGAGGACAGTTACTTTTTCTCCCGGCAGCACTGTCTGTGCGACTATATTCCCGGAATCGTCGAGTTGGGCGACATGCCCGATCTCGTCGGATTGATCGCTCCCCGTTCCCTGTACTTGGAGGTCGGGAAGAGCGACCATCTGTTTCCGGTGGAAGGGGCGGTCAGAGCAGCTGAGCGGATCGGAATGTATTACGAGCGCTTGGGCGCGGCGGACCGGCTTGTGTTGGATATTTTTGACGGGGGACACGAAATCGGGGGAATCGGCTCGTTCGATTGGTTGAGGAAGGAGCTGGATGCGCTATGA
- a CDS encoding ABC transporter permease subunit, whose translation MDQNDGKEAKFSMLRLVKASMIVPIALAFILSVSLLPLLLQLDGDGGSLRLHWSQSFAALSDYLGGLGSGDSFRFVSGKNEYSFWERIGASFKVSFFYISAGSLLGMTLGLIIGVYFALSKAEWLKRIVELLGALPDFVMIMLLQFAVVFIASKTGAVVFQVASLSTDDPAIALPLLSATIIPANYMIRNVAMQMKLTLSEDYIGFAKASGLSRMRIVFHHALPNVLPFFKADLHKLLGILMGNIFVVEYLYNLNGVTMFLFSDAFGFGGYQYALVVNGLMTLIVLYAVVYALIRLYLWGWEKVIAR comes from the coding sequence ATGGATCAGAATGATGGAAAGGAAGCGAAATTCAGCATGCTCAGGCTCGTCAAAGCCTCGATGATCGTTCCAATCGCGCTGGCGTTCATACTCTCCGTCTCCCTTCTTCCGCTGCTGCTTCAGCTGGACGGGGACGGCGGCTCGCTTCGGCTGCACTGGTCGCAAAGCTTTGCCGCCTTAAGCGACTACTTAGGCGGACTCGGATCGGGGGATTCCTTCCGCTTCGTCTCCGGCAAAAACGAATACTCCTTCTGGGAGCGGATCGGCGCTTCCTTCAAAGTGTCGTTCTTCTATATTTCCGCCGGAAGCCTGCTCGGCATGACGCTTGGCCTGATAATCGGCGTTTACTTCGCCCTCTCCAAGGCCGAATGGCTGAAACGGATCGTCGAGCTGCTGGGCGCGCTGCCTGACTTCGTAATGATTATGCTGCTGCAATTCGCCGTCGTCTTCATCGCATCGAAAACCGGAGCCGTCGTGTTCCAGGTCGCCAGCTTGTCCACGGACGATCCCGCGATCGCGCTGCCGCTGCTCTCTGCCACGATCATTCCGGCCAACTACATGATCCGGAACGTGGCGATGCAGATGAAGCTTACGCTGAGCGAGGATTACATCGGCTTCGCCAAAGCGAGCGGATTAAGCAGAATGCGCATCGTCTTCCATCATGCCCTGCCCAACGTGCTTCCCTTCTTCAAGGCGGATCTGCACAAGCTGCTCGGCATTCTCATGGGCAACATTTTCGTCGTGGAATATTTGTACAACCTCAATGGAGTGACAATGTTCCTGTTCTCCGACGCTTTCGGCTTCGGCGGGTACCAATACGCGCTGGTCGTTAATGGATTAATGACATTAATTGTTCTGTACGCCGTCGTATACGCGCTGATCAGACTGTATCTATGGGGATGGGAGAAGGTGATCGCCCGATGA
- a CDS encoding ABC transporter permease, with protein sequence MNKSLLAGLAITVLITLGALFGGYLSPHDLQDQLKVEYIVDDQGKGTVVAPPAAPGSEYPLGTDKYGYDLLAKLLDGAKYTLFLSFGIALARVFAGGLLGMLLGYFGGNKADKRSAGDSWKALNGIPIFLITWLLLIGISINSSLSPLQLSVLLGIVLTAVGVPSVLSTIKDKTLVLRDRPYVLASESLGAGHWTIVRSHLFPFLKESFLILLVQEIVLVLTLFGQLAIFNLFVGGTTMYMDPPEYHSRTNEWAGLIGQARGFLYVNQWILFIPLASYVLLIMGFQLVSNGLEQRYKRTYAKHSYL encoded by the coding sequence ATGAACAAGAGCTTGCTGGCCGGACTGGCGATTACCGTCCTGATTACGCTCGGCGCCCTGTTCGGCGGATATTTGTCGCCCCACGATCTGCAAGACCAATTAAAAGTCGAATATATCGTGGACGATCAAGGCAAGGGAACAGTCGTCGCTCCTCCTGCCGCTCCGGGCAGCGAATATCCGCTCGGCACGGACAAATACGGCTACGACCTGCTGGCCAAGCTGCTGGACGGCGCGAAATATACGCTGTTCCTGTCCTTCGGCATCGCCTTGGCGCGCGTATTCGCAGGCGGTCTGCTCGGCATGCTGCTCGGCTATTTCGGAGGGAACAAAGCGGACAAGCGGTCCGCGGGGGACTCCTGGAAGGCGCTCAACGGCATTCCGATCTTCCTGATCACGTGGCTGCTGCTGATCGGCATCTCGATCAATTCCTCCCTGTCTCCGCTGCAGCTTTCCGTGCTGCTCGGAATCGTGCTGACGGCGGTCGGGGTCCCTTCCGTCCTGTCGACGATCAAGGATAAGACGCTCGTCCTGCGCGACCGGCCTTACGTGCTTGCCAGCGAATCGCTCGGGGCCGGGCATTGGACGATCGTTCGTTCTCATCTGTTCCCGTTCCTGAAGGAAAGCTTCCTCATTTTGCTCGTGCAGGAAATCGTGCTCGTGCTGACGCTGTTCGGGCAGCTGGCGATCTTTAACCTGTTCGTAGGCGGCACGACGATGTACATGGACCCTCCCGAGTATCATAGCCGCACCAACGAATGGGCCGGTTTGATCGGACAAGCCCGGGGCTTCCTGTACGTGAATCAATGGATTCTGTTCATTCCCCTGGCTTCCTACGTCCTGCTGATCATGGGCTTCCAGCTCGTTTCCAACGGACTTGAGCAGCGCTACAAGCGGACCTACGCCAAGCATTCTTATCTATAA
- a CDS encoding AraC family transcriptional regulator has translation MSRTINPVPQLVERSFLFFHRLETREGHLEIVNAHQGIEIVLVREGRGQLILDRTVHPIGPGTFVVIQPYQLHHFKMEPPYVRTPLVFDPYLFDRYAALFPALQAFFHRLWKGKHGGRLFALSEEELERLDGLAGQFERRLGEVPEYGRQEELLLFLLDWMRELRVICERDDRREPDAAGKREGRHIEQMMSWIEEHYHESFSLEKLAEALHLSPFYASHLFSEETGCTLSQYIIARRLRESCLLLTMTDRPVAQIGKQIGFNSSAYFCKTFKKKMGLSPQAFRKRSGQA, from the coding sequence ATGAGCCGAACGATCAATCCGGTTCCGCAGCTGGTCGAGCGCAGCTTCCTGTTCTTCCACCGCCTCGAAACCCGGGAAGGCCATCTGGAAATCGTCAACGCCCACCAAGGCATCGAAATCGTGCTCGTGAGGGAAGGACGCGGTCAGCTGATTCTCGACCGGACGGTGCACCCGATCGGGCCGGGAACGTTTGTCGTAATCCAGCCGTACCAGCTGCATCATTTTAAGATGGAGCCTCCTTACGTGCGCACGCCGCTCGTATTCGATCCTTATTTGTTCGACCGCTATGCCGCGTTGTTTCCGGCGCTGCAAGCCTTTTTTCATCGGCTGTGGAAAGGAAAGCACGGAGGGCGGCTGTTCGCGCTCAGCGAGGAGGAGTTGGAGCGGTTGGACGGGTTGGCCGGACAGTTCGAGCGCAGGCTCGGCGAGGTGCCGGAATACGGGAGACAGGAGGAATTGTTGCTGTTTCTGCTCGACTGGATGCGGGAGCTGCGCGTAATCTGCGAGCGGGACGACCGGCGCGAGCCGGATGCGGCCGGCAAGCGGGAAGGCAGACATATCGAGCAGATGATGAGCTGGATCGAGGAGCATTACCACGAAAGCTTCTCATTGGAAAAGCTGGCCGAAGCGCTTCATCTGTCGCCGTTCTACGCCTCGCATCTGTTCAGCGAAGAGACCGGCTGCACGCTCAGTCAGTACATTATAGCCCGCAGATTGCGCGAGTCGTGTCTGCTGCTGACGATGACCGACCGGCCCGTAGCGCAGATCGGCAAGCAGATCGGTTTTAACAGCAGCGCCTACTTCTGCAAGACGTTCAAGAAAAAGATGGGCTTATCGCCGCAAGCTTTCCGCAAGCGCTCCGGACAGGCGTAA
- a CDS encoding FAD-dependent oxidoreductase, translating into MNSKSASYDVVVAGGGLAGFSAAVAAAREGARTALVQDRPVLGGNSSSEIRVTPHGAGRFHAYARETGIITEVTCEDRANNHEQFHNNGWTNSVWDMTLYDLAMRTPNLTVYLNTSVQQVEKDGDRRIAAVTARVAGAETELRLQGRVFIDCTGDGTVAALAGNEWRMGSESRDEFGEPHAPERASGDTMGSSIHFRARDTGRPAPFRAPEWAVAYDDPAFFYAHNRRPYDIRAGYWWFELGSPWDTIHDAETIRHELTRHVLGVWDWIKNKDPLTRDKAVNYALDWIGQVPGKRESRRIMGRYLLTEHDVLEGRKFADEVAYGGWYLDLHIPGGLLAPTSELPGAAELVSPYGIPLRILIAKDIDNLLMAGRNVSVTHAALGTVRVMSTTAIMGQAAGTAAAVALRRGIPVPDVPGTDAIAEVQQTLLRAGCFLPGAANVDPLDLARQAEVTASSEAELAETEPGDEGEALDIRRSQWVAVAAGELEHLDVWVANRGDHPLSFEAELHRTGHIWDYDVRQQNRLAAAILEVPPACEGWIRWLPRLDARSGLPEEGYVRLDLLNGRGLIWRRANAVHPGLPSASELEPGRLRSHDDGRTMSFRVSPPQPIYSAAQTVSGVTRPHRTVNLWRSAPGLPLPQTLELRWRETREIGTVELTFPGHLLQDHNRYPAYYREPDCPRDYRIEAWTAGGWESVHETFGNYQRRVSHRLSRPVRTERIRIVFLASNGGAEAAVYEIRCYGI; encoded by the coding sequence ATGAACAGCAAATCAGCGAGCTACGACGTCGTGGTCGCCGGAGGCGGACTGGCCGGCTTCAGCGCGGCGGTGGCAGCGGCCCGGGAAGGCGCGCGCACCGCGCTCGTGCAGGATCGACCCGTGCTGGGCGGCAACAGCTCGTCGGAAATTCGCGTGACGCCGCACGGCGCCGGACGGTTTCATGCCTACGCCAGAGAGACGGGAATCATTACCGAGGTGACGTGCGAGGATCGGGCGAACAACCATGAGCAGTTTCACAACAACGGCTGGACGAACAGCGTGTGGGATATGACGTTGTACGATCTGGCGATGAGAACGCCGAACTTGACGGTGTACCTGAACACCTCCGTGCAGCAGGTCGAAAAGGATGGAGACCGGCGCATCGCCGCCGTTACCGCGAGAGTCGCGGGGGCGGAGACGGAGCTGCGGCTGCAAGGCCGCGTCTTCATCGATTGCACCGGGGACGGCACGGTCGCGGCGCTGGCGGGCAACGAGTGGCGGATGGGCAGCGAGAGCCGCGACGAATTCGGCGAGCCCCACGCTCCGGAGCGCGCAAGCGGCGACACGATGGGCAGCTCGATCCATTTCCGCGCCCGCGATACGGGGCGGCCGGCTCCGTTTCGCGCCCCCGAATGGGCCGTCGCGTATGACGATCCCGCCTTTTTCTACGCGCACAATCGCAGACCGTACGACATTCGCGCCGGTTACTGGTGGTTCGAGCTGGGTTCGCCTTGGGATACGATACACGACGCGGAGACGATCCGCCATGAGCTGACGCGCCATGTGCTGGGCGTATGGGACTGGATCAAGAACAAGGACCCGCTGACCCGGGACAAGGCGGTGAATTACGCGCTCGACTGGATCGGCCAGGTGCCGGGCAAAAGGGAAAGTCGGCGCATAATGGGCCGTTATCTGCTGACCGAGCATGACGTGCTGGAAGGCAGAAAGTTTGCCGACGAGGTCGCCTATGGCGGGTGGTATTTGGACCTGCACATCCCCGGAGGGCTGCTCGCGCCGACAAGCGAGCTGCCGGGAGCGGCCGAGCTGGTCAGCCCCTACGGCATTCCGCTGCGCATTCTGATCGCCAAGGATATCGACAACCTGCTGATGGCGGGGCGCAACGTCAGCGTCACGCACGCGGCGCTCGGCACCGTCCGCGTCATGTCGACGACTGCCATTATGGGCCAGGCGGCAGGAACCGCCGCTGCCGTCGCGCTTAGGCGCGGCATTCCCGTCCCGGACGTGCCGGGGACGGACGCCATTGCGGAGGTGCAGCAGACGCTGCTGCGGGCCGGCTGTTTCCTGCCGGGCGCAGCGAACGTCGATCCGCTCGACCTCGCCCGGCAGGCGGAGGTGACGGCCAGCAGCGAGGCGGAGCTTGCCGAGACGGAGCCGGGAGACGAGGGAGAGGCGCTGGACATCCGTCGCAGCCAGTGGGTGGCCGTCGCGGCGGGCGAACTGGAGCATCTGGACGTCTGGGTGGCGAATCGCGGCGACCATCCGCTCTCGTTCGAAGCCGAATTGCATCGCACCGGGCATATTTGGGATTACGACGTGCGGCAGCAAAACCGGCTGGCCGCAGCCATACTGGAAGTTCCGCCGGCCTGCGAAGGCTGGATTCGATGGCTGCCGCGGCTGGACGCGCGAAGCGGCCTTCCGGAAGAAGGCTATGTCCGGCTCGATCTGCTGAACGGCCGCGGGCTGATCTGGCGCCGCGCCAATGCCGTGCACCCCGGGCTTCCGTCGGCCAGCGAACTGGAGCCCGGCCGCCTGCGCAGCCACGACGACGGACGGACGATGAGCTTCCGCGTCAGTCCGCCCCAGCCGATCTATTCGGCCGCGCAGACGGTCAGCGGCGTCACCCGGCCGCATCGGACCGTCAACCTGTGGCGTTCGGCGCCAGGCCTGCCGCTTCCGCAGACGCTGGAGCTGCGATGGCGCGAGACGCGGGAGATCGGGACGGTCGAGCTGACTTTTCCGGGACATCTGCTTCAGGATCACAACCGTTATCCCGCCTACTATCGCGAACCCGACTGTCCGCGCGACTACAGAATTGAGGCTTGGACCGCCGGGGGCTGGGAGAGCGTCCACGAGACGTTCGGCAATTATCAGCGCCGCGTGTCTCATCGACTCTCCCGACCGGTACGGACGGAGCGCATCCGCATCGTCTTCCTGGCATCCAACGGAGGCGCGGAAGCGGCGGTCTACGAGATTCGCTGCTACGGGATATAA
- a CDS encoding Gfo/Idh/MocA family protein, which produces MAFKICVIGCGGIAWRGHGPAYRRYREERPDTELAACVDADPDRAAKFAEEFGFRRAYTRVEEALETERPDAVCLLVPAPYIAELAASILGQGYPLLLEKPPGTTREEALRIAAAAIRPNGGEIPTRVAFNRRYMPLIGQAVDALKEWREAGRLHHIAYDISRVGRTDDEDASVTAIHGIDALRTLAGSDYRDIRLSYRPLPHLGSRVTNVSLEGEFQSGATFRLNYFPAAGAVYERAAINCEDATLLLRLPFWTSNDSPGGVLLQGNRELKHWASEAEPFVTNGFYEENAGFFDAVRAGMQPTGGIRTAIQSVEVAEAVLRRETRYASDNR; this is translated from the coding sequence ATGGCCTTTAAAATATGCGTGATCGGATGCGGCGGCATCGCCTGGAGAGGGCATGGTCCGGCGTACCGGCGTTACCGGGAGGAACGGCCGGATACGGAGCTGGCTGCCTGCGTGGACGCCGATCCGGACAGGGCGGCCAAATTCGCCGAGGAGTTCGGCTTTCGCCGGGCGTACACGAGGGTGGAGGAAGCGCTGGAGACGGAGCGTCCAGACGCCGTCTGCCTGCTCGTGCCCGCTCCGTACATCGCGGAGCTGGCCGCATCGATTCTAGGCCAAGGCTACCCGCTGCTGCTGGAGAAACCTCCCGGCACGACGCGGGAAGAAGCGCTGCGCATCGCAGCAGCCGCGATTCGGCCGAACGGCGGCGAGATTCCGACACGGGTGGCGTTCAACCGCCGATATATGCCGCTGATCGGGCAGGCGGTCGACGCGCTGAAGGAGTGGCGTGAAGCCGGACGGCTGCATCATATCGCTTACGACATCAGCCGGGTTGGCCGAACCGACGACGAGGACGCGTCCGTCACCGCGATTCACGGCATCGACGCGCTAAGAACGCTGGCAGGTTCGGATTACCGCGACATTCGCCTGAGCTATCGCCCGCTCCCGCATCTGGGTTCGCGCGTGACGAATGTCTCGCTGGAAGGCGAGTTTCAGTCCGGGGCGACGTTCCGGCTGAATTATTTTCCGGCGGCGGGGGCGGTATACGAGAGGGCGGCGATCAACTGTGAAGACGCCACGCTGCTGCTTCGGCTTCCGTTCTGGACGTCGAACGATTCGCCCGGAGGCGTTCTGCTGCAAGGCAACCGCGAGCTGAAGCATTGGGCGTCGGAAGCCGAGCCGTTCGTAACCAACGGCTTCTACGAGGAGAATGCCGGCTTCTTCGACGCCGTCCGCGCGGGCATGCAGCCGACTGGAGGAATCCGCACGGCGATTCAGTCGGTAGAGGTGGCGGAGGCGGTGCTGCGGAGAGAGACGCGTTATGCGTCGGACAACAGATAA